A genome region from Clostridium sp. JN-9 includes the following:
- a CDS encoding methylaspartate mutase subunit E — MELKNKKWTEEEFFKVREEVINQWPTGKDVNLDEAVEYLKKVPASKSFPAKLKDAKEKGITLAQPRAGVALINEHIELLQHLQNEGGADLLPSTIDSYTRQNRYDECEVGIKESLAAGRSLLNGFPAVNHGVHGCRQVFEALDLPLQARHGTPDARLLAEIIHASGWTSNEGGGISYNIPYAKNVSIEKSLLDWQYCDRLVGYYEEHGVSINREPFGPLTGTLVPPSTSNAVAIIETLLAAEQGVKNITVGYGQCGNLIQDVAALRALEEQINEYLKQYGYNDVYITTVFHQWMGGFPQDEAKAFGVISTGAATAALAGATKVIVKTPHEALGIPTKEANAAGIKATKMALNMLQGQRLPMSKELETEMAIIKAETKCIIDKLLELGNGDLAVGTVKGFESGIVDVPFAPSKFNSGIMMPARDNNGAVRYLNFGNLPFTEELKNYNTKKLSERAKYENREISFQMTIDDIFAVGKGQLIGRPEKK, encoded by the coding sequence ATGGAACTTAAAAATAAAAAATGGACTGAAGAGGAATTCTTTAAAGTTAGAGAAGAAGTTATTAATCAATGGCCAACCGGTAAAGATGTTAATTTAGATGAGGCTGTTGAATATTTAAAAAAAGTGCCTGCATCTAAAAGTTTTCCAGCAAAACTAAAGGATGCAAAAGAAAAAGGTATTACCCTGGCTCAGCCAAGAGCAGGTGTTGCTTTAATCAATGAACACATTGAACTGCTTCAGCATTTACAAAATGAAGGAGGGGCAGATTTACTTCCTTCAACTATAGACAGTTATACAAGGCAGAACAGATATGATGAGTGTGAAGTAGGCATTAAGGAAAGCTTAGCTGCTGGAAGATCCCTACTAAATGGATTTCCTGCAGTAAATCATGGAGTGCATGGATGCAGACAGGTATTTGAAGCTTTGGATTTACCTTTACAGGCAAGACACGGTACACCAGATGCAAGGCTGCTGGCAGAAATAATACATGCATCAGGATGGACATCAAATGAAGGCGGCGGAATATCATACAATATTCCATATGCAAAAAATGTATCAATTGAAAAATCACTATTAGACTGGCAGTACTGCGATAGATTAGTGGGTTATTATGAAGAACATGGAGTTTCAATAAACAGAGAACCATTTGGACCATTAACAGGAACACTGGTGCCGCCAAGTACATCAAATGCAGTTGCAATAATAGAAACCCTTCTTGCAGCTGAGCAAGGTGTAAAAAATATAACAGTTGGATATGGACAATGCGGCAATTTAATTCAGGACGTGGCTGCTTTGAGAGCACTTGAAGAGCAGATAAATGAATACTTAAAGCAATATGGTTATAATGATGTTTATATAACAACAGTATTTCATCAATGGATGGGAGGCTTCCCTCAGGATGAAGCAAAAGCTTTTGGAGTTATATCTACAGGAGCTGCAACAGCAGCACTTGCAGGAGCAACCAAGGTAATTGTAAAAACTCCTCATGAAGCATTAGGTATCCCAACAAAAGAAGCAAATGCTGCAGGCATTAAGGCAACAAAAATGGCATTAAATATGCTTCAGGGACAAAGACTTCCTATGTCAAAAGAGCTGGAAACTGAAATGGCCATAATAAAGGCTGAAACAAAGTGCATAATTGACAAATTGTTAGAATTAGGCAATGGAGATTTAGCAGTTGGAACTGTAAAAGGTTTTGAATCAGGGATTGTAGATGTTCCATTTGCACCAAGTAAATTTAATTCCGGCATAATGATGCCTGCAAGAGATAATAATGGTGCAGTTAGATATCTGAACTTTGGAAATCTGCCTTTTACCGAGGAATTAAAAAATTATAATACTAAAAAGCTTTCAGAGAGAGCAAAATATGAAAACAGAGAAATATCATTCCAAATGACTATAGATGACATTTTTGCAGTTGGCAAAGGTCAATTAATTGGAAGACCTGAAAAGAAATAA
- a CDS encoding GntR family transcriptional regulator has translation MGIEIVKNNGVPLYIQVKKEIIRLIKEGSLKVGSKMPTERELAEQLKISRNTVSTSYNELEHDGILSSYQGKGTFVAEEANTWKAENIKDKIIKFVDLGFEEALETGMDADEFVEIVIKRVKEKKELMRKTQAIYIECNIEQAKMFSKQLSDNTYMNVKALTIRDLQNMNSSTKKLVEESQIIISTFNHVNEVRDLIKSFNKEVLGVAINADMGTIVKIARYSDDVKFAFVCISKEFMFKVKDALEKAGLGNLNIEFTNSTDKHKLSDLINKSDVLIVSPGRYKDIMQLNTDNKEIIEFLYSLDYDSVKALKSKIIELNK, from the coding sequence ATGGGGATAGAAATAGTTAAGAATAACGGGGTGCCATTATACATACAAGTGAAAAAGGAAATAATCAGATTAATAAAAGAAGGATCTCTCAAAGTTGGAAGCAAGATGCCTACTGAAAGAGAGCTGGCAGAACAGTTAAAAATCAGCAGGAATACAGTAAGTACAAGCTATAATGAATTAGAACATGATGGCATATTGAGTTCATATCAGGGAAAGGGCACTTTTGTGGCAGAAGAGGCTAATACCTGGAAAGCAGAAAATATAAAAGACAAAATAATCAAATTCGTTGATTTAGGTTTTGAAGAAGCATTAGAGACAGGTATGGATGCAGATGAATTTGTAGAAATCGTAATAAAAAGAGTAAAAGAAAAAAAAGAACTTATGAGGAAGACCCAGGCCATTTACATAGAATGCAATATAGAACAAGCTAAGATGTTCAGCAAACAGTTAAGTGACAATACTTACATGAATGTAAAGGCATTAACAATTAGGGACTTACAAAATATGAATTCTTCCACTAAAAAATTAGTTGAAGAATCACAAATAATCATATCTACATTTAATCATGTTAATGAAGTTAGGGATTTAATAAAAAGCTTTAACAAAGAAGTATTAGGTGTAGCTATTAATGCAGATATGGGAACCATAGTAAAGATAGCAAGATATTCAGATGATGTAAAATTTGCATTTGTATGCATATCAAAAGAATTTATGTTTAAGGTAAAAGATGCATTGGAAAAGGCCGGGTTAGGTAACCTGAACATAGAATTTACAAATTCCACAGACAAGCATAAGCTGAGTGATCTGATTAATAAATCAGATGTTCTTATTGTTTCACCTGGCAGATATAAGGATATAATGCAGTTAAATACAGACAATAAAGAAATAATAGAGTTTTTATACAGCCTTGATTATGATTCCGTAAAAGCTCTTAAATCAAAAATTATTGAATTAAATAAATAA
- a CDS encoding methylaspartate ammonia-lyase → MKITDVVCSAGRTGFYFDDQRAIKKGAGHDGFTYTGEPVTDGFTQVRMAGESISVMIVLEDGQVAYGDCAAVQYSGAGGRDPLFLAKDFIPVIENEIAPKLIGRNLDSFKELAEEFDKMHINGKRLHTAIRYGITQAILDAVAKAHKITMAEVIRNEYNPGEEIKAVPIFTQSGDDRYDNVDKMIIKGADVMPHALINNVEQKLGLKGEKLLEYVKWLRNRVLKLRTREDYNPIFHIDVYGTIGIAFKCDTKAMADYIKTLEEAAKPFHLRIEGPMDVEDRQKQMEALRDLRAELDNRGINVELVADEWCNTVDDVKFFTDNKAGHMVQIKTPDLGGVNNIADAIMYCKKHGMGAYCGGTCNETNRSAEVTTNIGMACGAKQVLAKPGMGVDEGFMIVNNEMNRVLALINRRKNK, encoded by the coding sequence ATGAAAATTACAGATGTTGTTTGTTCTGCAGGAAGAACAGGGTTTTATTTTGATGATCAAAGGGCAATAAAGAAAGGTGCCGGTCATGATGGTTTTACATATACCGGAGAGCCAGTTACAGATGGATTTACTCAGGTTAGAATGGCCGGAGAATCCATATCGGTAATGATAGTACTTGAAGACGGTCAGGTAGCTTATGGAGACTGTGCTGCAGTTCAGTACTCAGGTGCAGGCGGAAGAGATCCACTATTCCTTGCTAAGGATTTTATACCTGTAATAGAAAATGAAATTGCTCCAAAATTAATTGGCAGAAATTTAGATAGTTTTAAAGAATTAGCAGAAGAATTTGATAAAATGCATATTAACGGCAAAAGATTACATACTGCAATAAGATATGGAATAACTCAGGCTATTCTTGATGCTGTGGCAAAAGCTCATAAGATAACTATGGCTGAAGTAATAAGAAATGAATATAATCCTGGAGAGGAAATAAAGGCTGTACCAATATTCACTCAGTCTGGTGACGACAGATATGACAATGTAGATAAAATGATAATTAAAGGTGCAGATGTAATGCCTCACGCTTTAATTAACAATGTTGAGCAGAAGCTTGGTTTAAAGGGTGAAAAATTATTAGAATATGTTAAATGGCTTAGAAACAGAGTTTTAAAATTAAGAACAAGGGAAGACTATAACCCAATATTTCACATAGATGTATATGGAACAATTGGAATAGCTTTTAAATGTGACACAAAAGCAATGGCAGATTACATCAAAACTCTTGAAGAAGCAGCAAAACCATTCCATTTAAGAATTGAAGGACCAATGGACGTAGAAGACAGACAAAAACAAATGGAAGCATTAAGAGATTTAAGAGCTGAATTAGATAATAGAGGAATAAATGTTGAATTAGTTGCAGATGAATGGTGCAATACTGTAGATGACGTAAAGTTCTTCACAGATAATAAGGCAGGGCATATGGTTCAGATTAAAACTCCTGATTTAGGAGGAGTAAATAATATTGCCGATGCAATTATGTACTGTAAAAAACACGGTATGGGAGCATATTGCGGTGGAACATGCAACGAGACCAATAGATCAGCAGAAGTTACTACTAATATAGGAATGGCCTGCGGTGCCAAGCAGGTACTTGCTAAACCAGGAATGGGCGTTGATGAAGGATTTATGATTGTAAATAACGAAATGAACAGAGTCCTTGCGCTTATAAACAGAAGAAAAAATAAATAA
- the glmS gene encoding methylaspartate mutase subunit S, whose protein sequence is MKTIVLGVIGSDCHAVGNKILNHVFTQAGFNVINIGVLSPQEDFINAAIETNAEAILVSSLYGHGEIDCRGLREKCDEAGLKGILLYVGGNLVVGKQKWEDTYNKFKAMGFDRVYPPGSDPEIGVKDLKHDLKIEA, encoded by the coding sequence ATGAAAACAATAGTATTAGGCGTAATAGGCTCAGACTGTCATGCAGTGGGCAATAAAATTTTAAATCATGTATTTACACAGGCAGGATTTAATGTGATTAATATCGGAGTTCTTTCTCCACAAGAGGATTTTATAAATGCTGCAATTGAAACTAATGCAGAAGCAATTTTGGTTTCATCACTATATGGACACGGTGAAATAGATTGCAGAGGACTTAGAGAAAAATGTGATGAAGCAGGATTAAAAGGAATATTACTTTATGTTGGTGGAAATCTTGTAGTAGGTAAACAGAAATGGGAAGATACTTACAATAAATTTAAAGCAATGGGATTTGACAGAGTTTACCCGCCAGGATCTGATCCAGAGATTGGGGTTAAGGACTTAAAACATGATCTAAAAATAGAAGCATAG
- the glmL gene encoding methylaspartate mutase accessory protein GlmL — MEAYLLIDFGSTYTKLTAVDIENEEILATAKDITTVDTDIMVGFNNAFKKIEKQIENKHVNFIKKFACSSAAGGLKMVAIGLVPDLTAEAAKRAALGAGARVLKVYSYELTGKEIEEIKNSNLDIILLAGGTNGGNKECIIHNANMLAQHGVKLPIVVAGNKVAQDKIEEIFKSNNIFYRITENVMPKLNVLNVEPAREVIRQIFMEKIIEAKGMKIAENYINGILMPTPAAVLKAARVLSEGSDKEAGIGDLIVVDIGGATTDVHSLADGEPTKPGVTMRGLEEPFAKRTVEGDLGMRYSAVSLWEAAGTRRVQKYLNDKSIDVEANCKYRAENIKMVPKTELEIKFDEAMAKVSTEIALERHVGTIESMYTPMGVLFTQEGKDLLEVKYLIGTGGVLVHSKNPADILKAGTFDNTNPNYLKPMNPEFLLDKTYIMSAMGLLAEDNPDMAVRILKKYLVKVE; from the coding sequence GTGGAAGCTTACTTGCTTATTGATTTTGGAAGCACATACACTAAACTTACGGCTGTAGATATAGAAAATGAAGAAATACTGGCTACAGCTAAGGATATTACCACCGTAGACACCGACATAATGGTTGGTTTTAACAATGCATTTAAAAAAATAGAAAAACAAATAGAAAATAAGCATGTAAATTTTATAAAAAAATTTGCATGTTCTTCTGCAGCAGGCGGATTAAAAATGGTGGCTATTGGTTTAGTACCTGATTTAACAGCAGAAGCAGCAAAACGTGCGGCTTTAGGTGCAGGAGCAAGAGTGCTTAAAGTTTACAGCTATGAATTAACAGGAAAAGAAATAGAAGAAATAAAAAATTCAAATCTAGATATTATACTACTTGCAGGTGGTACAAATGGAGGAAATAAGGAGTGTATTATTCACAATGCAAATATGCTGGCACAGCATGGAGTTAAGCTTCCTATTGTAGTAGCTGGTAATAAAGTTGCACAAGATAAAATAGAAGAGATATTTAAAAGCAATAATATTTTTTATAGAATAACTGAGAATGTAATGCCTAAATTAAACGTTTTAAATGTTGAACCTGCCCGCGAAGTAATAAGACAGATATTTATGGAAAAAATAATAGAAGCAAAGGGTATGAAAATAGCAGAAAATTATATAAACGGTATACTTATGCCTACACCTGCAGCAGTGTTAAAGGCTGCCAGAGTTCTTAGTGAGGGCAGTGATAAGGAAGCAGGAATAGGAGACTTAATAGTTGTTGATATAGGCGGCGCCACTACAGATGTACATTCCTTAGCAGATGGAGAACCTACAAAACCTGGTGTTACCATGAGAGGACTTGAAGAGCCTTTTGCAAAACGAACTGTTGAAGGTGATTTGGGAATGAGATATTCGGCAGTATCTCTCTGGGAAGCAGCAGGAACAAGAAGAGTTCAAAAATACCTTAATGATAAAAGTATTGATGTGGAAGCAAATTGTAAATATAGAGCAGAAAATATCAAAATGGTACCTAAAACAGAACTTGAAATTAAATTTGATGAAGCAATGGCAAAAGTATCAACTGAAATTGCACTGGAAAGACATGTGGGAACCATAGAGAGTATGTATACACCAATGGGCGTTTTATTCACCCAGGAGGGAAAAGACCTATTAGAAGTAAAATATCTTATTGGTACAGGAGGAGTATTAGTACACAGTAAAAATCCGGCAGATATATTGAAAGCTGGTACCTTTGATAATACAAATCCTAATTATTTAAAGCCAATGAATCCTGAATTTTTACTAGATAAAACTTACATAATGTCAGCTATGGGATTATTGGCTGAAGACAACCCTGATATGGCCGTAAGAATATTGAAAAAATACTTGGTTAAAGTTGAATAG